The Anaerolineae bacterium genome includes a window with the following:
- a CDS encoding Gfo/Idh/MocA family oxidoreductase, with amino-acid sequence MMDTLTGIGLVGAGAFGQFCLKAFAAMPEVRIVAVADVDSARAREQAALYGARAYGNLADLLADADVAIVALNTPPYLHHTQGLAILRAGKHLFCEKPLALTEAEAAALICAADEHGVLLTVDYVMRHNPFWAAVATLRESGTLGALRHMDLANHAAGLDLPDDHWFWAPEKSGGIWIEHGVHFFDAFAWVAGQPGEITASQAFARPSGAIDRVEALARYGATAAHFYHAFDQSGATEQTTVMLTFERGYVTLREWVPTSLELLTPVPPAGWQSLLPGEVTLAPHPNGRFHAMARAPEGKSAVYRASIQAGLRNLVRAIQGQEPLRVTGQEGLDSLAMACRAQVMAVQPAC; translated from the coding sequence ATGATGGATACCCTCACTGGCATCGGGCTGGTTGGCGCGGGGGCCTTCGGGCAATTCTGTCTGAAGGCTTTCGCCGCCATGCCGGAAGTGCGGATCGTGGCCGTAGCCGACGTTGACAGTGCGCGGGCGCGGGAGCAAGCCGCCCTGTACGGGGCGCGAGCATATGGCAACCTGGCCGATCTGCTGGCCGACGCTGATGTGGCGATCGTGGCCCTCAACACGCCGCCTTACCTGCACCATACGCAAGGGTTGGCCATCCTGAGGGCAGGCAAACATCTCTTTTGCGAGAAACCCCTGGCGCTGACCGAGGCCGAAGCTGCGGCGCTGATCTGCGCCGCTGACGAGCACGGTGTCCTGCTCACAGTCGACTACGTCATGCGCCACAACCCGTTCTGGGCTGCCGTGGCAACCTTGCGCGAATCAGGCACACTGGGTGCGTTACGCCACATGGATCTGGCCAATCACGCCGCCGGGCTGGACCTGCCGGACGATCACTGGTTCTGGGCGCCCGAAAAGAGCGGCGGCATCTGGATCGAGCATGGCGTGCACTTCTTCGACGCTTTTGCCTGGGTAGCCGGGCAGCCGGGCGAGATCACGGCTTCCCAGGCCTTCGCCCGGCCCAGCGGTGCGATCGACCGCGTTGAGGCGCTAGCCCGCTACGGCGCGACCGCCGCCCACTTCTACCACGCCTTCGACCAGTCTGGCGCGACCGAGCAAACCACCGTAATGCTGACCTTTGAGCGCGGGTATGTGACCCTGCGGGAATGGGTGCCGACATCGCTGGAGTTACTGACGCCGGTTCCTCCCGCCGGGTGGCAGTCGCTCCTGCCGGGCGAGGTTACGCTGGCGCCGCACCCTAACGGTCGCTTCCATGCCATGGCCCGCGCGCCGGAAGGCAAATCCGCCGTCTACCGCGCCAGCATCCAGGCTGGCCTGCGTAATCTGGTCAGGGCCATCCAGGGTCAGGAACCATTGCGGGTCACCGGGCAGGAGGGCCTGGACAGCCTGGCGATGGCCTGCCGGGCGCAGGTGATGGCCGTCCAGCCAGCATGCTGA
- a CDS encoding glycosidase: MRLTRHPRSPLLYPNPLHQWEALNVFNPSVIYHNGLFHMHYRAQGVDFVSRIGYAVSADGLEWNRLEKPVLAPHQDRDDYRGVEDPRVTPLDGAFYMTYTAYGANSYFPMIARSENLITWEDVGPLERAENKDHVLFPEKIGGRYAILHRRPPNIWIAFSDDLRTWTDHRVIMTPRPDNDWDSVRIGANGVPIKTEHGWLLFYHGYPSPIVYRQSVALLDLEDPSRVIHRPRGFIMEPQETWEIRGDVPNVIFSSAALVVGDQLYFYYGGSDRLIGLATAPFAEVLDFARNG; encoded by the coding sequence ATGCGTCTGACCAGACACCCGCGCAGCCCACTGCTTTACCCCAACCCGCTTCACCAGTGGGAAGCGCTGAATGTCTTCAACCCATCGGTGATCTACCACAACGGCCTGTTTCATATGCACTACCGCGCCCAGGGCGTGGACTTCGTCTCGCGCATCGGTTACGCTGTCAGTGCCGATGGCCTGGAATGGAACCGGTTGGAAAAGCCGGTGCTGGCCCCACACCAGGACCGCGACGATTACCGCGGTGTGGAAGACCCCCGCGTCACGCCGCTGGACGGCGCTTTCTACATGACCTACACCGCATACGGGGCCAACAGCTATTTCCCCATGATCGCCCGCTCGGAGAACCTGATCACGTGGGAAGATGTCGGCCCGCTGGAGCGCGCCGAAAACAAGGATCATGTCCTCTTCCCGGAGAAAATCGGGGGCCGCTATGCCATCCTGCACCGCCGCCCCCCAAACATCTGGATCGCCTTCAGCGACGATCTGCGCACCTGGACCGATCATCGCGTGATCATGACCCCGCGCCCGGACAATGACTGGGATTCCGTGCGCATCGGTGCGAACGGCGTGCCGATCAAAACCGAACACGGCTGGCTGCTCTTTTACCACGGTTATCCCAGCCCGATCGTCTACCGCCAGTCGGTGGCCCTGCTTGACCTGGAAGACCCGTCGCGGGTCATCCACCGCCCACGCGGTTTCATCATGGAACCGCAGGAGACATGGGAAATCCGCGGCGACGTGCCCAACGTGATCTTCAGTTCTGCCGCCCTGGTCGTCGGCGATCAACTGTACTTCTACTATGGCGGTTCCGACCGGCTGATCGGGCTGGCCACAGCGCCCTTTGCTGAGGTGCTGGACTTTGCCAGGAACGGTTGA
- a CDS encoding carbohydrate ABC transporter permease, with protein MLIPFLWMISTSLKTEDQLFTGQVNFIPNPAVPGNYLEVWTKLNSIKPGMTFSRIIGNTLFITFLAMFGEILSASIVAYGFARFRWRGRNVLFAIMLSTVMIPGIITRVPAFLIWKHLGLLDTYDPMTWPSLFAWGPLYVFLMRQFYLTVPREIEEAAILDGANVAQIYWYVMLPLIRPILLAIAVLSFQGNWNNFQSPLIYLTTPEKYPLALAMRFFDQSLSKEAPQWQYMMAMATMMATPVLILYFLAQKQFLEGINIGAVKG; from the coding sequence GTGCTGATCCCCTTCCTGTGGATGATCTCCACGTCGCTCAAGACCGAAGATCAGCTTTTCACCGGCCAGGTCAATTTCATCCCCAATCCAGCCGTCCCCGGCAACTACCTGGAAGTCTGGACCAAGCTCAATTCGATCAAACCAGGCATGACCTTTAGCCGCATCATCGGCAACACTCTGTTCATCACCTTCCTGGCCATGTTCGGGGAGATCCTCAGCGCCTCGATAGTCGCCTACGGCTTCGCCCGCTTCCGCTGGCGGGGGCGCAACGTGCTCTTCGCCATCATGCTCAGCACGGTCATGATACCGGGGATCATCACCCGCGTGCCCGCCTTCCTGATCTGGAAGCATCTGGGGCTGCTGGATACTTACGATCCCATGACCTGGCCGTCGCTCTTCGCCTGGGGGCCACTGTACGTCTTCCTGATGCGCCAGTTCTACCTGACTGTGCCCCGCGAGATCGAAGAAGCCGCCATCCTGGACGGCGCCAATGTCGCCCAGATCTACTGGTATGTCATGCTGCCGCTGATTCGCCCCATCCTGCTGGCCATCGCCGTCCTCTCCTTCCAGGGCAACTGGAACAACTTCCAGAGTCCACTGATCTACCTGACCACGCCGGAAAAGTATCCGCTGGCGCTGGCCATGCGCTTCTTTGACCAGTCCCTTTCCAAAGAAGCGCCGCAGTGGCAGTACATGATGGCCATGGCGACCATGATGGCCACGCCGGTGCTGATCCTCTACTTCCTCGCCCAGAAGCAATTCCTAGAAGGCATCAACATCGGGGCTGTAAAGGGGTAA
- a CDS encoding sugar ABC transporter permease, which produces MIAVYRLQIALGINREAATGRALVVPWVVGFLIFNVFTIGASLYLSFTEYNLFKAPEWVGTANYEQLFSLSLAPLESPNQRSSDALPRRYDEIIRVETGSGGFVLGAKEEAFWRSIKLTLPYAFLSVPLGLAGALGVALLLNQHVRYLGFWRVLYYMPAILPAVATALLWRWIFSPNGLLNSAFAPFYALVNIPKPNWFFDPALAMPAFIIISLWGVFGANSVILLAGLKGIPMELYEAAAIDGAGEWSKFRHVTIPMLSPALFYNLVTSTIGALQVFEVAAFIQTPDSVGTFLNWLIYREAFDLRHMGLASAMAWIMLLIILALTALIFRSSEAWVFYQGAREEKA; this is translated from the coding sequence ATGATCGCCGTTTACCGCTTGCAGATCGCCCTGGGCATCAACCGGGAGGCAGCTACCGGTCGGGCGCTGGTCGTCCCCTGGGTTGTCGGCTTTCTGATTTTTAACGTGTTCACGATTGGGGCTTCGCTCTACTTAAGTTTTACCGAATACAACCTCTTTAAGGCTCCGGAATGGGTTGGCACGGCCAACTACGAGCAGCTTTTCAGCCTGAGTCTGGCCCCTCTGGAATCACCCAACCAGCGCAGTTCAGACGCCCTGCCCCGCCGCTACGACGAGATCATCCGTGTGGAAACAGGTAGTGGCGGCTTTGTGCTGGGTGCCAAAGAGGAAGCCTTCTGGCGTTCGATCAAGCTGACCCTGCCCTACGCCTTCCTGAGCGTTCCGCTGGGGCTGGCCGGGGCGCTGGGGGTGGCCCTGCTGCTCAACCAGCATGTGCGCTACCTGGGCTTCTGGCGGGTGCTGTACTACATGCCAGCCATCCTGCCCGCGGTCGCTACCGCCCTGCTATGGCGGTGGATTTTCTCCCCGAACGGCCTGCTCAACAGCGCCTTCGCGCCGTTCTACGCGCTGGTCAACATCCCCAAGCCCAACTGGTTCTTTGACCCGGCGCTGGCCATGCCCGCTTTCATTATCATCAGTCTATGGGGAGTTTTCGGCGCCAATTCCGTGATCCTGCTGGCCGGCCTCAAGGGCATCCCGATGGAATTGTACGAAGCCGCCGCCATCGACGGCGCGGGTGAATGGAGCAAGTTCCGCCATGTGACCATCCCCATGCTCAGCCCAGCCCTGTTCTATAACCTGGTCACGTCCACTATTGGCGCGTTGCAGGTCTTTGAAGTGGCGGCTTTCATCCAGACCCCCGATTCAGTCGGCACCTTCCTCAACTGGTTGATCTACCGGGAGGCGTTTGACCTGCGGCATATGGGGCTGGCCTCGGCCATGGCCTGGATCATGCTGCTGATCATCCTGGCCCTCACCGCCCTGATCTTCCGTTCGTCCGAAGCCTGGGTCTTTTACCAGGGCGCCCGCGAGGAGAAAGCCTGA
- a CDS encoding sugar ABC transporter substrate-binding protein, producing MSRNRLVLLAVALMLALGALPSLAQTEPVTITISTWAGVDEAAELQVILDEINASQNEYQIVHSPIPSDYYTQVKTQIAGGVGADLYWIDQNNMALASEGVFLPLTDCLASAEPGTAGDVNDYYPGILAVNIYEDEVYGLPWIAQPVVTYYNKDLFDAAGLDYPTPDWTWDDFVAMAKALTLDTNDDGEIDQWGFTNNGWPPPFIFVWQAGGELISPDFTEAPIDTPEFLEGFEFYLSTAYNPEMSPSREIIAEQGFSEMFKAGKIAMFMGGAADDLDRVEGLNVGVVRVPGHPRTGSHVTFAWNASTVISANTAHPDLACKALLAVTEGIHHWKIVSPRISQATVEHLVSSEPRKAASAEAIVAAAQEMRALPIFGNYAEFDSIFWSKFWGPLINNETDLTPAELAAEVRPELEETLPE from the coding sequence ATGTCAAGGAATCGCCTGGTGCTGTTAGCCGTCGCCCTGATGCTGGCGCTGGGAGCGCTGCCGTCGCTGGCTCAAACCGAGCCGGTGACGATCACGATCTCGACCTGGGCCGGTGTTGACGAAGCCGCCGAACTGCAGGTCATCCTGGACGAGATCAACGCCAGCCAGAACGAGTATCAGATCGTCCATTCGCCCATCCCCTCGGATTACTACACCCAGGTCAAGACGCAGATCGCCGGTGGAGTCGGCGCGGATCTGTACTGGATTGACCAGAACAACATGGCTCTGGCCTCGGAAGGCGTCTTCCTGCCGCTGACTGACTGCCTGGCGAGCGCCGAACCGGGCACCGCCGGGGATGTCAACGACTACTATCCGGGCATCCTGGCCGTCAATATCTATGAAGACGAAGTCTACGGCCTGCCCTGGATCGCTCAGCCAGTCGTCACTTACTACAACAAGGACCTCTTCGACGCCGCCGGGCTGGACTACCCCACCCCGGACTGGACCTGGGACGATTTTGTCGCTATGGCCAAGGCCCTGACCCTGGATACCAACGACGATGGCGAGATCGACCAGTGGGGCTTCACCAACAACGGCTGGCCGCCCCCCTTCATCTTCGTCTGGCAGGCCGGTGGTGAGCTAATCAGCCCCGATTTCACCGAGGCCCCGATCGACACACCCGAATTCCTGGAAGGCTTCGAGTTCTATCTGAGCACCGCCTATAACCCGGAGATGTCCCCCAGCCGCGAAATCATCGCCGAGCAGGGCTTCAGCGAGATGTTCAAGGCTGGCAAGATCGCCATGTTCATGGGCGGCGCTGCTGACGACCTCGACCGCGTCGAGGGTCTGAATGTGGGCGTGGTGCGCGTCCCCGGCCATCCGCGGACCGGTAGCCATGTCACCTTCGCCTGGAACGCCAGCACCGTCATCTCCGCCAACACTGCTCATCCGGACCTGGCCTGCAAGGCCCTGCTGGCCGTGACCGAGGGCATCCATCACTGGAAGATCGTCTCGCCGCGCATCTCGCAGGCCACTGTGGAGCACCTGGTATCCTCGGAACCGCGCAAGGCTGCCAGCGCCGAGGCAATCGTCGCTGCCGCCCAGGAGATGCGTGCGCTGCCTATCTTCGGCAACTACGCCGAATTTGACTCGATCTTCTGGTCGAAGTTCTGGGGTCCGCTGATCAACAACGAGACCGACCTGACCCCGGCGGAACTGGCCGCTGAAGTCCGGCCCGAGCTGGAAGAGACTCTGCCCGAATAG
- a CDS encoding LacI family DNA-binding transcriptional regulator → MPSIIQQIAEALHVSSASVSRALNDKPGVGPELRQRILEKARELNYTPSVTARGLATARTFALGFFVREKPGLAAQTDPFYGEILHGVEQVCARSDYHVAIATLTADILSKPAQFRFVREGRVDGMILAGPDIPAEFIMAMLHTDLPVVLVDNRLDYQPVNCVNCDDTGGAARAAEYLLNLGHRRIGILAGPQTWPSNTRRVRGYRQILEEAGLPIHVIHMDRTTIDSGAEAYARLMEQHPEVTALCAVNDSMAIGAIQAAQAAGRRVPDDLSVIGFDNIEWARLNRPPLTTIDVPKHQIGKEAASRLLALLEDSSLMPTEICVAVKLVERDTCARPAG, encoded by the coding sequence ATGCCGTCTATTATCCAGCAGATTGCCGAAGCGCTGCACGTCTCAAGCGCCTCCGTCTCCAGGGCGCTCAACGACAAACCCGGTGTTGGCCCGGAGTTACGTCAGCGCATCCTGGAAAAGGCACGGGAGCTGAACTACACGCCGAGCGTGACCGCGCGAGGTCTGGCCACCGCCCGGACATTCGCCCTGGGCTTCTTTGTACGGGAAAAGCCTGGCCTGGCCGCCCAGACAGACCCCTTCTATGGCGAGATTCTGCACGGGGTGGAGCAGGTCTGCGCCCGCTCTGATTACCACGTGGCCATCGCTACCCTCACCGCCGATATTCTCAGCAAGCCGGCGCAATTCCGCTTCGTGCGGGAGGGACGGGTCGACGGGATGATCCTGGCCGGCCCGGATATCCCCGCCGAATTCATCATGGCCATGCTGCACACCGATCTGCCAGTTGTGCTGGTAGACAACCGGCTGGATTACCAGCCCGTCAACTGTGTCAACTGCGACGATACCGGCGGCGCGGCCAGGGCCGCCGAATATCTGCTGAATCTCGGCCACCGCCGGATCGGTATCCTGGCCGGGCCGCAGACCTGGCCTAGCAATACCCGCCGCGTGCGCGGTTACCGGCAGATTCTGGAAGAAGCCGGATTACCCATACATGTCATCCATATGGACCGGACAACCATCGATTCGGGCGCAGAGGCCTATGCCCGCCTGATGGAGCAACACCCGGAAGTCACCGCGCTGTGTGCGGTTAACGACTCGATGGCCATCGGCGCCATCCAGGCCGCTCAGGCCGCCGGTCGCCGGGTGCCGGACGATCTTTCCGTGATCGGTTTCGACAACATTGAATGGGCGCGCCTGAACCGCCCGCCGCTCACCACCATTGACGTTCCCAAGCATCAGATCGGCAAGGAAGCCGCCAGCCGGTTGCTGGCCTTGCTCGAGGACAGCAGCCTGATGCCCACCGAAATCTGCGTAGCGGTTAAGCTGGTCGAGCGCGATACCTGCGCCAGACCCGCCGGATAA
- a CDS encoding glycosidase yields the protein MFVRHPHNPLITPATIRPSRPDLEVIGAFNAGAILYRDEVLLLVRVAERPIALAEDWVQCPYYTPQGDLAIRRVRRDDPSWDLSDPRVIRHRATGELLLTSVSHLRLARSRDGVRFSVSEMPWLTPASPYEAFGVEDPRITRIGDRYYINYTAVSPHGIATALVSTPDFVQIRREGIIFPPDNRDVALFPEPVNGQYYCYHRPMPGMFRQMSIWLAASPDLRHWGDSRLVLAGRAGQWDAGRVGAGAPPIATARGWLSIYHGADERDRYCLGAFLTPYDEPGRIIARSAGAVLWPEAPYEVDGFFRNVVFTCGAVVMAGQVRLYYGAADATVALAEAPLDQLLDSLLAC from the coding sequence ATGTTTGTCCGACATCCGCACAACCCCCTGATTACGCCGGCCACGATCAGGCCATCCCGGCCCGATCTGGAGGTGATCGGCGCGTTTAACGCCGGGGCGATTCTGTACCGGGATGAGGTGTTGCTGCTGGTGCGTGTGGCGGAGCGTCCCATCGCGCTGGCTGAGGACTGGGTGCAGTGCCCGTACTACACCCCGCAGGGCGATCTGGCCATCCGGCGCGTGCGTCGCGACGATCCATCCTGGGACCTGAGCGACCCCCGCGTAATCCGTCACCGTGCCACCGGCGAACTACTGCTCACCAGCGTCAGCCATCTGCGGCTGGCCCGCAGCCGGGATGGCGTCCGGTTTAGTGTGAGTGAGATGCCCTGGCTCACCCCCGCTTCGCCCTACGAGGCATTTGGTGTGGAAGACCCGCGCATCACCCGCATTGGCGATCGCTACTACATCAATTACACCGCAGTCAGCCCGCACGGCATCGCCACCGCCCTGGTTTCCACGCCGGATTTTGTGCAGATCCGGCGGGAAGGGATCATCTTTCCGCCGGACAACCGCGATGTGGCCCTGTTCCCGGAGCCGGTAAACGGGCAGTACTACTGTTACCACCGGCCCATGCCGGGCATGTTCAGGCAGATGAGCATCTGGCTGGCCGCCTCGCCGGACCTGCGTCACTGGGGAGATTCGCGGCTGGTGCTGGCGGGACGGGCCGGCCAGTGGGATGCCGGGCGGGTAGGGGCTGGCGCGCCGCCCATTGCCACAGCACGTGGCTGGCTTTCGATCTATCATGGCGCGGATGAACGCGACCGCTACTGCCTGGGCGCTTTCCTGACGCCCTATGATGAGCCGGGGCGGATCATTGCCCGCAGCGCCGGGGCGGTACTGTGGCCGGAAGCGCCTTATGAGGTGGATGGCTTCTTCCGGAATGTCGTCTTTACCTGCGGGGCAGTAGTCATGGCGGGGCAGGTGCGGTTGTACTATGGCGCGGCGGATGCAACCGTAGCGCTGGCGGAAGCGCCGCTGGATCAGCTTCTCGATAGTTTGCTGGCGTGTTGA
- a CDS encoding ABC transporter permease, whose protein sequence is MAQQHETLPAQPGREGSPWTGLWAVVAKEMADHLTSVRMQILELLILITAGGTVFGALQSIRSARGDSFLFLKLFTTSTDPLPAFVGFLGFLIPLIAISLAFDAVNSEFNQRTLSRVLAQPIYRDAFLMGKFLAGLFTMALVLVAIWLLITGLGIFSLGIAPSGEEVARGLLFLLVAIFYGGIWLALALLFSTIFRQPATAALASIAVWLFFMVFWSMLASMLAQALAPIRLGLLDEVLAQAELIQNLTRISPNTLFVEATMGLLNPTTRSFGLVLPSQLQGALLGSPLPLGESVLLIWPHLTSLIAVTLLLFTAAYVLFQRQEIRA, encoded by the coding sequence ATGGCACAGCAGCATGAGACTCTTCCTGCGCAGCCCGGCCGTGAAGGCTCCCCGTGGACTGGCCTCTGGGCTGTCGTGGCCAAAGAAATGGCCGACCATCTGACCAGTGTGCGGATGCAGATTCTGGAGCTTCTGATCCTGATCACCGCCGGTGGGACCGTCTTCGGCGCGTTACAGAGCATCCGCTCCGCCAGGGGCGACAGTTTTCTGTTCCTGAAGCTGTTCACGACGTCAACGGATCCGCTGCCAGCGTTCGTTGGCTTCCTGGGCTTCCTGATTCCCCTGATCGCCATCTCGCTGGCCTTTGACGCCGTCAACAGTGAGTTCAACCAGCGGACGCTCTCCCGCGTGCTGGCCCAGCCGATCTACCGGGACGCTTTCCTGATGGGCAAGTTCCTGGCCGGGCTGTTCACCATGGCCCTGGTGCTGGTAGCCATCTGGCTGCTGATCACCGGCCTGGGGATCTTCAGTCTGGGGATCGCGCCCAGCGGGGAGGAAGTCGCCCGTGGGTTGCTGTTCCTGCTGGTAGCCATCTTCTATGGTGGCATCTGGCTGGCGCTGGCTCTGCTGTTCTCCACAATCTTCCGCCAGCCGGCAACCGCTGCGCTCGCTTCGATCGCAGTGTGGCTGTTCTTCATGGTGTTCTGGAGCATGCTGGCCAGCATGCTGGCGCAGGCTCTGGCGCCGATCCGGCTGGGCCTGCTCGATGAAGTCCTGGCTCAGGCGGAGCTGATCCAGAACCTGACGCGCATCTCGCCCAACACGCTCTTCGTGGAAGCGACGATGGGGTTGCTCAACCCAACCACGCGCTCGTTCGGCCTGGTGCTGCCCAGCCAGCTACAGGGCGCGCTGCTGGGTTCGCCGCTGCCCCTGGGGGAAAGCGTCCTGCTGATCTGGCCGCACCTGACCAGCCTGATCGCAGTGACCCTCCTGCTGTTCACGGCGGCCTATGTGCTCTTCCAGCGGCAGGAAATCCGCGCCTAG
- a CDS encoding ABC transporter ATP-binding protein: MDDYVIEAKDLTKRYGDFVAVNSLNLQVKRGEVYGILGPNGSGKTTTILMLLGLTEPTSGWVRVLGFDPARQPLSLKAHVGYLPDEVGFYGNMTATENLAYIARLNGLRRAEADQRIARVLERMGLQDVADHKVKTFSRGMRQRLGVAELLLKQPEIIIMDEPTLGLDPEAAHQFLGTIRDLANDGITILLSSHLLHQVQETCDRVGLFYQGQIVLEGSVPQLARQVLGGAYRVNIQVEQPTEAVTAALQALAGVTRVHHDGSLYVLEASEDVRADAAAAVVHKGGRLQRMDIVSANLDEIYEQYFKGVSHGTAA; this comes from the coding sequence ATGGATGACTACGTGATTGAAGCAAAAGACCTGACCAAACGCTACGGCGATTTTGTGGCTGTCAACAGCCTGAATCTGCAGGTTAAGCGCGGCGAAGTCTACGGCATCCTGGGACCCAACGGCTCCGGCAAGACCACGACCATCCTGATGCTCCTGGGGCTGACCGAGCCTACTTCTGGCTGGGTGCGCGTGCTGGGCTTTGACCCGGCACGCCAACCCCTCAGCCTCAAGGCCCATGTGGGCTACCTGCCCGATGAAGTGGGCTTTTACGGCAACATGACCGCGACCGAGAACCTGGCCTATATCGCCCGGCTGAACGGCCTGCGCCGCGCTGAAGCTGACCAGCGCATCGCCAGGGTGCTAGAGCGCATGGGCCTGCAGGATGTGGCCGATCACAAGGTCAAGACGTTCTCCCGCGGCATGCGGCAGCGGCTTGGTGTCGCCGAGCTGCTGCTCAAACAACCGGAGATCATCATCATGGACGAGCCAACGCTGGGGCTGGACCCGGAAGCGGCGCACCAGTTCCTGGGCACCATCCGCGACCTGGCTAACGATGGCATCACCATCCTGCTCTCGTCGCATCTGTTACACCAGGTACAGGAAACCTGCGACCGCGTCGGCCTGTTCTACCAGGGGCAAATCGTGCTGGAAGGCTCGGTACCGCAGCTGGCCCGCCAGGTGCTCGGCGGAGCCTACCGCGTCAACATCCAGGTGGAACAGCCGACCGAAGCGGTGACCGCCGCCCTGCAGGCGCTTGCCGGCGTTACCAGGGTGCATCACGATGGCAGCCTCTATGTGCTGGAAGCGTCTGAGGATGTCCGCGCTGACGCTGCCGCCGCTGTCGTCCACAAAGGAGGGCGACTCCAGCGGATGGATATCGTCTCCGCCAATCTCGACGAAATCTACGAACAGTACTTCAAGGGGGTGAGCCATGGCACAGCAGCATGA
- a CDS encoding DUF11 domain-containing protein — protein sequence MKKAFVVLLVCMALIGGTAAIAAAQSGETSTTSQPVPLQIFTTYPSQVVGANETASLTLTVRTTTGPQIVALDVRDLPENWTASFRGGGRIVKSVFVQPEQDATVDLRLEPPADVESGTYNFTVVARSDSEEAELPVELTIQERAPARLAFEVELPILRARADSTFRYNVTLRNAGDEDLLVDLSSQAAPVFDVVFKSGSNEVVTLPVKANSTERLTIEVKSLINNIRAGTYPITIQARSGDVAASTDLSAEIIGLSVINLTTPDGRLSGDAEAGKETTVTLVVQNTGTAAARNVTLSATAPSGWTTSFEPAELPEIAAGEQIEVTAHLKPAEKALSGDYNVTFRARPEEGANASVEYRVTLRTSTMWGLAGLALIAIAIGAVSLAVSRFGRR from the coding sequence ATGAAAAAAGCGTTCGTCGTTCTCCTGGTGTGCATGGCCCTGATTGGCGGCACGGCAGCGATCGCCGCTGCCCAGAGCGGTGAAACCAGCACCACATCCCAGCCTGTACCGCTGCAGATCTTCACCACCTATCCGTCGCAGGTGGTTGGCGCCAACGAAACGGCCTCGCTGACGCTCACCGTGCGCACGACGACCGGCCCGCAGATTGTGGCGCTGGATGTGCGCGACCTGCCGGAAAACTGGACCGCTTCCTTCCGTGGCGGTGGCCGGATCGTGAAGTCGGTATTTGTCCAGCCGGAGCAGGATGCCACGGTTGACCTGCGTCTGGAACCACCTGCGGATGTCGAATCGGGCACGTACAATTTCACTGTGGTCGCCCGCAGCGACAGCGAAGAGGCTGAGCTGCCAGTTGAGCTGACCATCCAGGAACGTGCTCCGGCCCGCCTGGCTTTTGAGGTGGAGCTGCCTATCCTGCGCGCGCGTGCCGACTCGACCTTCCGCTACAATGTGACGCTGCGCAACGCTGGCGATGAAGACCTGCTGGTTGACCTGTCCTCGCAGGCTGCGCCGGTCTTCGACGTCGTGTTCAAGTCCGGTAGCAACGAAGTCGTCACCCTGCCGGTGAAGGCTAACTCGACGGAACGGCTGACCATCGAAGTGAAATCCCTGATCAACAACATCCGCGCGGGCACGTACCCGATCACGATCCAGGCTCGCAGTGGCGATGTTGCCGCCAGCACTGACCTCTCCGCCGAGATCATCGGCCTGTCCGTGATCAACCTGACCACGCCCGATGGCCGTCTCTCCGGCGATGCAGAAGCGGGTAAAGAGACGACCGTCACCCTGGTTGTCCAGAACACCGGTACTGCCGCCGCCCGCAACGTCACCCTGAGCGCGACCGCCCCCAGCGGCTGGACCACCTCGTTTGAGCCAGCCGAACTCCCGGAGATTGCCGCCGGTGAGCAGATCGAGGTCACCGCGCACCTGAAGCCCGCCGAAAAGGCCCTCTCCGGCGACTACAATGTGACCTTCCGCGCCCGTCCGGAAGAAGGGGCTAATGCCTCGGTGGAATACCGGGTGACCCTGCGCACCTCCACCATGTGGGGGCTGGCCGGTCTGGCGCTTATCGCTATCGCTATCGGGGCGGTCAGCCTGGCGGTCTCGCGCTTTGGTCGCCGCTAG